From Micromonospora auratinigra:
GCACGGTCGCCGGCTCGCACGGGCCGTGGGCCGGCTCCTTCTACAGCCTGCCGCTGCTGCTGGTGGCCGGCGTCGGCGTGCTGATCGGCGTACTGGCGCTGCGCCGGGTCGTCGGCCGGCCCCGCCCGCAGGCTCCCGACGAGCGGGCCACCGACGACGCCGAACGCCACCGCTCCGCCACGGTGGTCACCGGCGCGGTGGGCGTGCTGATCGCCATCCCGCTGCTCGGCCTCACCCCGTTCACCGTGTCCGGCCTGCTGGCCAGCCCGTGCCGCCCACTGTGGTGGACCGCCGCCGCGACGCTGCTGGTGCTGCTCGTCCCCGCCTGGCTCGCCCTGCTGACGTGGAGCGCCGCTGCCGTGCTGCGCCCCGCCACCTCGGTCACCGTGGCCGAGCCGGTGCCCGCGTGAACTCGTCGCCGACCCTGCGGGTCGACACCGACGACCCCACGCCCCCGTACGAGCAGCTACGCCGGCAGCTCACCGAGCTGATCGTCGCCGGGGTGCTGCCGGCGGGGGAGCGGCTGCCCCCGCTGCGCCAGCTCGCCGGTGACCTCGGGCTGGCCGTCGGCACCGTCGCCCGCACCTACCGGGAGCTGGAGAGCGCCGGCCTGGTCCGCTCCCGCCGGGGCGGCGGCACCCGGGTCGCCGAGCGGGCCGCACCGCGCGCCGACGAGTGCCGGGACGCCCTCGACCGGCACGCCGCCGCGTACCTGCGGCAGGCCCGGCTGCTCGGCGCGGACCGCGAGGCGGCCCTGGACGCGATCCGCCGAGCCTGGAACGCCGACGGATGAGCGCTTCGGCGGTTCGTCGGCCTGCGCCGCCGGGATGAGCGCTCCGGCGGTCCACCGGGCCGGGACCGCCGGGCAGGGCGAGCGCCGCGCCGGATGGTCGCTCGGGTCGGCAGGCGCTGGCACGGGTGTCGCACCATGTCGTCGTGATCGACGACGAGGACGAGCAGCCGAAGAAGGACCGGGACGGGGGGAACTGCGACGTCGCCTCCTGCGACGTCCCCGGCTGTGACGACCTGCCGGGCTGCGACCTGCCCGACTGTGACCTGCCGGGCTGCGACTGCGACGGCCCGGGCGGTTGCGACTTCGGGCTCTTCTCGTTCCTGCTCACCCTCGGCGCGGTGACGGCCGGCGTGGTCCGCGCCCCGGCGGTCGACCGGGCCGGCCGGGCCGCGATCCTCGCCTACCGGCGTTGGCTGTCGCATCGCTGGCCCGGCCAGTGCCGCTTCACTCCCACGTGCAGCGCCTACGGGCTGGCCGCAGTGGAGCGGTACGGCCTCGCGGCGGGTGGCCGGCTCGCCGCCGACCGGGTCCGCCGCTGCAAGCCGCACGTGCCGCGCGGCACCCACGACCCGCTGCGCTGACGCGCCCGGCCGGCCCGCCGCTCACCGCACCGCCGCCGGGCCGGCTGTTCAGCGGAGCGCCGACAACCGCCGCTCACCGCAGCGTCGACCGGCCGGCTGCTCAGCGGAGCACCGGCGAAGCGCTGTTCAGCGCAGCGTCGACGGGCCGCCGAAGACGACCGGGACGCCGGGGGAGTAGAGCACGCTCACCGGCGGCCCCGACACCGCCGGCAGCCCGGCCGCCGTCACCAGGTCGTCGTCGAGGTGCAGCAGCTCCGCCCGGTGCAACGGCCAGCGCGGATGCCAGTTCGGCAGGTGCAGGCTGCGCCCGTACGCCCGGGTGTGCAGGCCCCAGCGCGCGGTGAGGAAGTGTTCCAGCGGCGTCGGCTCGGCGATCGGCTCGCCCACCCGGACCTCGATGCGGCTCGCCGCGCCCGGCGGGCCGGGCCAGCGGCGCCGGCAGCGGTAGGTGAGGCGGTCGCCGTCGCGCTCCAGCCGCATCCACGACCACTTGTACGGCAGCCGCAGGCTCAGCTGCGCCACCAGCACCGGCACCAGCCGCGACGCGTCCAGCGACCGGAACACCACCGCCCGCCGCCCGTGAGCGTCCACCGAGTACAACCGCACGTTGGTCTCCCAGAACGTGCCGAAGTACGGCACCCCCGGGCCGCGCGCGAAACCGAGCCCGACCATCCGGAACCCGATCAGCCCCACATAGGTGACCCCGTCCAGGATGTCCGGGCGGGTGCCGGCGGGCAGCAGCGGCGCGACCACCTCCGGGTCGACCGCCCAGTGCAGGAACGTCAGGTCCTGCCAGCCCTGCCGCAGGCTCGCCCACGGGAACGTGCGGGTGGGCTCGGCGTCGACCGGCTCGATCTCCACCCCGCCATCCTGCTACGCCGGCGCACCCAGGTTCCAGCTCGCCGGCAGGTCGTCGCCGCACATCGCGCAGACGAAGACGGCCTCCTTGACCACGTTCAGCTCGGCACACCGGGGGCAGCATCGGAAGACGAACTCGGCCGTGAACCCGCCCGGACGGTCGAGCCCCGCCCGGTCCAGCGCCTCCGCCACCGCCGGCCAGCACGACGGCTCCGGGCAGTACCCGGTCGACTGGTTGGTGACCTCCACGACCGCCGCGCCGCCCGTACGCCGGACGAACGTCACCTCCCCGGCGGCCAGCACCGGGCCGCCGCCGGCGCACGCCACGTGCTCGCTGTGGCGCGGCGCGAGCCGCAGCACCCCGTCGACGTCGACCACGTACGTGAACGGCTCCGCCAGCTCCCGCGGATCGACCCGGTCCACCCAGGCCCGGAAGTCTGTCGTCGAGCGCATCGGCCGACCCGTGCTCTGGTCAGTCGCAGCGGCGGCGATCTCCGGCGGGCCCACGTACCGGTAACGCCGTCGGCTCACCGGCCGACCGTAACCTCCGCCGGGCCCGGCGTCGCCCGAGTTACGCCCCCGCGTAGTAGTGCTCGTACCAGCGGGACCGCTCCGCCACGTCGAAGTCCGCCACGTCCTCGGGGTCGCACTCGGCCAGGTACGCCAGCACCTCGTCGGCCTCCGCCGTGCCGAGGGTGCGCAGGTGGTCGAGGGTGCGCTCCCGGCCGGCACCGCAGAGCAACTGCCACTCCACCGAGCAGCCGGCGTCGAAGCTGGACCGCTCGGCCCGCCAGATCAGCAGCACGTCGGCGAGGTCACCGCGCAGGAAGAGCTGGGTCGCGGCCAGGTGGATCAGGAGACTGTCGTTCGACGGTCCGAGGGCGGTCTGCTGGCGCAGCAGCTCGCGTACCGGCTCCGGGTCGGCGGGGTGCAGGCCGTGCCGGGCGTACCACTCGTCCTCGTCCACCAGCGCATCATCCTCCTGGCCAATGTCGGACCGGGCTGCTGGGATGGGCCGATGAGCGACCCCGACGTGCGCCGCAGCGTGGATACCGTGTGGCGGATGGAGGCCGGCCGGGTGATCGCCGCCATCGCGGCGGTGGTGCGCGACGTCGGCCTCGCCGAGGAACTCGCCCAGGACGCGCTCGTCGCCGCCCTGCAACGGTGGCCGCACGACGGCGTGCCGGCCAACCCCGGCGCGTGGCTGGTCACCGTCGGCAAGCGCCGCGCCGTGGATGCGCTGCGCCGCGAACAGACCCGCCGGCGTACGCTCGCCGAACTCGGCCGCGACCTCGACGACCAGGTCACCGACGACCTCGACGCGGGGGAGCGGATCGAGGACGACCTGCTGCGCCTGATCTTCGTCGCCTGCCACCCGGTCCTGTCGCCGATCGCCCGCGCCGCCCTCACCCTGCGGCTGCTCGGCGGGCTCAGCACCGGCGAGATCGCCCGCGCCTTCCTCACCACCGAACCCACCGTCGGGCAGCGGATCACCCGGGCCAAGCAGACCCTCGCCACCGCCAAGGTGCCGTTCGAGGTGCCGGGCCCGGCCGAGCGCGCCGACCGCCTCGACTCCGTCCTGGAGGTCGTCTACCTGATCTTCAACGAGGGGTACGCGGCCACCGCCGGCGACGACTGGATGCGTCCCACCCTGTGCCAGGAGGCGTTGCGCCTGGCCCGGCTGTTGCAGGGGCTGATGCCCGACGAACCCGAGGTGCACGGCCTCGCCGCGCTGCTGGAGATCCAGGCGTCGCGCACCCGGGCGCGTACCGGCCCCGACGGGGAACCCGTGCTCCTCAACGACCAGGACCGCAGCCGCTGGGACCGGATCCTCATCGGCCGCGGCCTCGCCGCCCTCGACCGGGCCCGCACCGCTGACCCCGGCCCGTACGCCCTGCAGGCCGAGATCGCCGCCTGCCACGCGCGGGCGCGTACCCCCGCCGAGACCGACTGGGCGCGGATCGCGGACCGGTACGCGGAGCTGGCGCGGCTCGTGCCGTCGCCGGTGATCGAGCTGAACCGGGCCGTCGCCGTCGCCCAGGCCCACGGCCCCGCCGCCGGCCTGGCGCTGGCTCGCGCGCTGGCCGACGAACCGGCGCTCGCCGGCTACCACCTGCTGCCCAGCGTGCTCGGTGACCTGCTGTTCAAGCTGGGTCGGCACGACGAGGCCCGGGCCGAGTTCGCACGGGCCGCCGCGCTCACCGGCAACGCCCGGGAACGCGCGCTGCTGCTGGAGCGGGCCGCCGCATGCGGTGCGGAAAAATTGTGAGACCCGATGTCGGATCCCGGCCACCTCGCACGACGCGTCAGTGAGAACCACCGACGAGGAGATCGAGATGACCAGTACGACACTGACCCGCCCCGGGACGACCCGGGCCGTCCCGACCGCCGCCCTGCTCACCGCCGGTGCCGCCGTCGGGCCGCTGTTCCTGGGGCTGGGCCTGGTCCAGGCGTACACCCGCGACGGTTTCGACCTGAGCCGGCAGCCGCTGAGCCTGCTCACGCTCGGCGAGCACGGGTGGATCCAGATCGCCAACTTCGTGCTGTCCGGGCTGCTGGCCCTCGCCGGCGCGGCCGGGCTGCGGCGGGCGCTGCGCGGCGGTCAGGCCGGCACGTGGGGGCCGGCGCTGGTGGCCGTCCTCGGCGTCGGCCTGATCGTCGCCGGGCTGCTGCGGCCCGACCCGAGCATGGGCTGGCCGGCGGGCGCCCCGGCGGGCGAGCCGGAGACGATGAGCTGGCACTCCTACGGCCACGGCGTCGGGGCGATGCTCTCCTTCGGGTCGCTGATCGTGGCCTGCCTGGTGCTGGCCCGCCGGTTCGGGCGGCTGGGGGCGGTGCTGTCGGTCGCCGCCGCCGTGGCGACCATCGCCGTGATGGCCCTGCCGGAGGTCGCCATCAGCGTCC
This genomic window contains:
- a CDS encoding DUF998 domain-containing protein; translation: MTSTTLTRPGTTRAVPTAALLTAGAAVGPLFLGLGLVQAYTRDGFDLSRQPLSLLTLGEHGWIQIANFVLSGLLALAGAAGLRRALRGGQAGTWGPALVAVLGVGLIVAGLLRPDPSMGWPAGAPAGEPETMSWHSYGHGVGAMLSFGSLIVACLVLARRFGRLGAVLSVAAAVATIAVMALPEVAISVQMVLGALIVFGWLTAVFVHVLIERNH
- the yidD gene encoding membrane protein insertion efficiency factor YidD; the protein is MIDDEDEQPKKDRDGGNCDVASCDVPGCDDLPGCDLPDCDLPGCDCDGPGGCDFGLFSFLLTLGAVTAGVVRAPAVDRAGRAAILAYRRWLSHRWPGQCRFTPTCSAYGLAAVERYGLAAGGRLAADRVRRCKPHVPRGTHDPLR
- a CDS encoding RNA polymerase sigma factor is translated as MSDPDVRRSVDTVWRMEAGRVIAAIAAVVRDVGLAEELAQDALVAALQRWPHDGVPANPGAWLVTVGKRRAVDALRREQTRRRTLAELGRDLDDQVTDDLDAGERIEDDLLRLIFVACHPVLSPIARAALTLRLLGGLSTGEIARAFLTTEPTVGQRITRAKQTLATAKVPFEVPGPAERADRLDSVLEVVYLIFNEGYAATAGDDWMRPTLCQEALRLARLLQGLMPDEPEVHGLAALLEIQASRTRARTGPDGEPVLLNDQDRSRWDRILIGRGLAALDRARTADPGPYALQAEIAACHARARTPAETDWARIADRYAELARLVPSPVIELNRAVAVAQAHGPAAGLALARALADEPALAGYHLLPSVLGDLLFKLGRHDEARAEFARAAALTGNARERALLLERAAACGAEKL
- a CDS encoding YqjF family protein, giving the protein MEIEPVDAEPTRTFPWASLRQGWQDLTFLHWAVDPEVVAPLLPAGTRPDILDGVTYVGLIGFRMVGLGFARGPGVPYFGTFWETNVRLYSVDAHGRRAVVFRSLDASRLVPVLVAQLSLRLPYKWSWMRLERDGDRLTYRCRRRWPGPPGAASRIEVRVGEPIAEPTPLEHFLTARWGLHTRAYGRSLHLPNWHPRWPLHRAELLHLDDDLVTAAGLPAVSGPPVSVLYSPGVPVVFGGPSTLR
- a CDS encoding GntR family transcriptional regulator; its protein translation is MNSSPTLRVDTDDPTPPYEQLRRQLTELIVAGVLPAGERLPPLRQLAGDLGLAVGTVARTYRELESAGLVRSRRGGGTRVAERAAPRADECRDALDRHAAAYLRQARLLGADREAALDAIRRAWNADG